In Cucurbita pepo subsp. pepo cultivar mu-cu-16 chromosome LG04, ASM280686v2, whole genome shotgun sequence, the following are encoded in one genomic region:
- the LOC111792457 gene encoding WD-40 repeat-containing protein MSI2-like — translation MAGEQNGGVDEVMEEFAIWKKNSPYLYDLLISHSLEWPSLTVDWVPLAPFPHPANSSLAVHKLVLGTHTSEEVPNFLMVADVILPVKASETRIDITGENPIMPEVEITQKIRVDGEVNRARCMPQNPEIIGAKTSGCEVYVFNCAKQGAKAQGGECDPDLRLRGHDKEGYGLSWSPFKEGYLLSGSNDQKICLWDVSSMADKNVLDAMNVYEAHESVVGDVSWHLKNENLFGSVGDDCLLVIWDLRTNKSVDSVRAHEEEVNYVSFNPYNEWILATASSDTTVGLFDLRKLAEPLHVLSSHTEGVYEVEWDPNHETVLASSGDDRRLMVWDLNNMGNEQDGDAEDGPPELLFSHGGHKAKISDFTWNAYQPWVIASVAEDNSVQVWQMAKGIYR, via the exons ATGGCGGGAGAACAGAACGGCGGTGTCGATGAGGTGATGGAGGAATTCGCCATCTGGAAGAAGAATTCGCCCTATCTGTACGATCTTCTCATTTCCCACTCTCTTGAGTGGCCGTCTCTCACTGTTGATTGGGTGCCATTGGCTCCATTTCCTCACCCAGCCAATTCTTCTCTCGCTGTCCACAAGCTCGTTCTTGGAACTCACACTTCGGAGGAAGTCCCCAACTTTCTCATGGTGGCCGATGTAATTTTACCTGTCAAAGCATCCGAAACTAGAATCGACATTACTGGGGAAAACCCCATCATGCCGGAG GTAGAGATAACCCAGAAGATACGTGTTGATGGAGAGGTGAACAGAGCGCGATGTATGCCGCAGAACCCAGAAATTATTGGGGCAAAAACGAGTGGCTGTGAGGTGTATGTTTTTAATTGTGCTAAACAGGGGGCGAAGGCTCAGGGAGGTGAGTGCGATCCTGATTTGAGATTGAGGGGTCATGATAAAGAGGGTTATGGGTTGTCTTGGAGCCCGTTTAAGGAGGGTTACCTCTTAAGTGGCTCAAATGATCAGAAAATCTGTTTGTGGGACGTGTCTTCCATGGCTGACAAGAACGTTCTTGATGCAATGAACGTCTATGAG GCTCATGAAAGTGTGGTCGGTGATGTGTCATGGCATTTGAAGAATGAGAACTTGTTTGGATCTGTAGGCGATGATTGCTTGTTGGTGATATGGGATTTGCGCACAAATAAATCTGTGGATTCTGTTCGAGCTCACGAGGAGGAG GTGAACTATGTTTCTTTCAATCCATATAACGAATGGATTTTAGCAACAGCATCATCAGATACCACCGTGGGTCTATTCGATCTACGAAAGCTTGCTGAACCACTCCACGTTCTTAGCAGCCACAC GGAGGGAGTGTATGAGGTGGAGTGGGATCCAAATCACGAAACTGTATTAGCATCTTCTGGTGATGATAGAAGGTTGATGGTATGGGATCTCAACAACATGGGAAACGAGCAAGATGGGGATGCTGAAGATGGGCCTCCAGAGCTGCTGTTTTCACACGGAGGCCACAAGGCTAAAATCTCTGACTTCACCTGGAACGCCTACCAGCCTTGGGTTATAGCAAGCGTCGCTGAAGACAACTCTGTTCAGGTCTGGCAAATGGCCAAAGGTATTTATCGATGA
- the LOC111792521 gene encoding heavy metal-associated isoprenylated plant protein 26-like, translating to MGVLDHFSEYFDCSSHSSKHKKRKQLQTVELKIRIDCEGCERKVRRALEGMKGVKTVDIDRKANKATVVGYVEPSKVVARVTHRTGKKAELWPYVPYDVVAHPYAPGVYDKKAPAGYVRKADDPNAYQLARASSTEVRYTTAFSDENPAACAVM from the exons ATGGGCGTTTTGGATCATTTCTCTGAGTATTTCGATTGCAGTTCCCACAGCTCCAAGCACAAGAAACGCAAGCAATTGCAG ACAGTGGAATTAAAGATTCGAATCGACTGTGAAGGTTGCGAGAGGAAGGTGAGGAGAGCGTTGGAGGGGATGAAGGGGGTAAAGACCGTCGACATTGATCGCAAGGCCAATAAAGCCACCGTCGTTGGATACGTCGAGCCGTCCAAAGTGGTGGCGCGTGTCACTCACCGTACCGGTAAGAAGGCGGAGCTCTGGCCTTATGTACCGTACGACGTCGTGGCACATCCCTACGCGCCGGGAGTGTATGACAAGAAGGCTCCAGCTGGGTACGTGCGAAAGGCTGATGATCCCAATGCGTACCAGCTCGCACGTGCGAGTTCTACTGAGGTTCGCTATACGACGGCGTTTAGTGACGAAAATCCCGCGGCGTGTGCTGTTATGTAA
- the LOC111792492 gene encoding probable BOI-related E3 ubiquitin-protein ligase 2 — protein sequence MAVHAQLYSENHGFPFAGGLTDVVGQFCFQKPTQMTPTELFNGDGGDGGGSVFSFSKNPHRMGGGAAAFSQCMSAHVEKQRQEIDHCIRLQNERLRTALREQGKQQISTLMKKIEAKTEVLLRQKEEEIVKASKKTMELEIFLRKLETENQIWKRIAEENEAMAMSLTNKLDQMRENIATNSSDDAESCCADDDETPARNRACSVSEHGTKQSKTMMMICRGCNFRNSTVILLPCRHLCCCKHCESVLDSCPVCRTGKKASIEALIS from the exons ATGGCGGTTCACGCTCAACTCTACTCTGAAAATCATGGGTTCCCCTTCGCCGGCGGGTTGACCGACGTTGTCGGTCAGTTCTGCTTCCAGAAACCGACGCAGATGACCCCAACTGAGTTATTCAACGGCGACGGTGGAGATGGAGGTGGCTCTGTTTTTTCCTTCTCGAAGAACCCCCACCGGATGGGCGGTGGCGCGGCGGCGTTTTCTCAGTGTATGAGTGCCCATGTTGAAAAACAGAGACAAGAGATCGACCATTGTATTAGATTACAG AATGAGAGGTTGAGAACGGCGTTGAGAGAGCAAGGGAAGCAACAGATTTCGacattgatgaagaaaatcGAAGCGAAAACAGAGGTTTTGTTGAGGcaaaaagaggaagagattGTGAAAgcttcaaagaaaacaatggaaCTCGAGATTTTCCTGAGAAAATTAGAAACAGAGAATCAAATTTGGAAGAGAATTGCTGAAGAAAACGAAGCCATGGCTATGTCATTAACCAACAAATTGGATCAAATGAGAGAAAACATAGCCACAAATTCCTCCGACGATGCGGAATCTTGTTGCGCCGATGACGACGAAACTCCGGCGAGAAACAGAGCATGCTCTGTTTCAGAACATGGAACAAAACAGAGCAagacgatgatgatgatttgcAGAGGATGTAATTTTAGGAATTCGACAGTGATTTTGTTGCCTTGTCGGCATCTTTGTTGTTGTAAACATTGTGAATCTGTGTTGGATTCGTGTCCAGTTTGCAGAACGGGGAAGAAAGCAAGCATTGAAGCTTTGATTTCCTGA
- the LOC111792465 gene encoding uncharacterized protein LOC111792465, producing MDRLLYSPSPTSFKINPNPPLLLPRFRRIDSAKLNFPLPTRHGLRPLGLFSSKTEKPSMPLIHCLSSSNSSSDSISTSDSRAGSPKPDLLEHFAGKKKVKQSLFVLSALALILIQPVFAPAAFASFQNAAKTGGPAAAAVGRRLIQSELLSSAWTGFFAGCLHTLSGPDHLAALAPLSIGCSRMESAAVGALWGCGHDAGQVIFGLLFLLLKDKLHIEILRTWGTIVVGVTLFVIGVLGIREASEVRTPCVVGLENGECDVGIYKTLEKPMVIGEKNKKKKKIGFATFATGVVHGLQPDALMIVLPALALPSRVAGAAFLVMFLVGTVISMGSYTAFIGSFSEALKDRVPRITEKLTWAASFVAIALGLAIIISQFLGYSLY from the exons ATGGACAGGCTTCTGTATTCTCCTTCTCCTACCTCCTTCAAGATTAATCCGAATccacctcttcttcttcctcggtTCCGTCGCATTGACTCCGCGAAGCTCAATTTCCCCCTCCCGACGCGCCATGGACTCCGTCCGcttggtttgttctcctctaaGACTGAGAAGCCTTCTATGCCGTTGATTCATTGTCTTTCTTCGTCGAATTCGTCGAGCGATTCGATTTCCACGTCCGATTCTAGAGCCGGCTCGCCCAAGCCTGATTTGCTTGAACATTTCGCCGGAAAGAAGAAG GTCAAACAGTCGCTCTTTGTTCTTTCTGCTCTTGCCCTGATCCTGATCCAACCAGTCTTTGCGCCAGCAGCTTTTGCATCTTTCCAAAATGCAGCTAAAACCGGAGGTCCTGCAGCAGCTGCAGTTGGGCGACGACTGATCCAGAGTGAGCTATTAAGTAGCGCTTGGACTGGCTTTTTTGCTGGCTGCTTACACACATTATCAGGACCAGATCACCTTGCTGCCCTTGCACCCCTTTCAATTGGCTGTAGCCGCATGGAAAGTGCTGCAGTGGGCGCTCTTTGGGGATGTGGTCATGATGCAGGTCAGGTCATTTTTGGTCTACTATTTTTACTGCTAAAAGATAAGCTTCACATTGAAATTCTCAGAACCTGGGGCACAATAGTAGTAGGCGTGACACTATTTGTAATAGGAGTTCTGGGTATTAGGGAAGCTTCAGAAGTCCGTACCCCATGTGTTGTAGGTCTAGAAAATGGTGAATGCGATGTCGGCATTTACAAAACATTAGAGAAACCAATGGTCATaggggagaagaacaagaagaaaaaaaagataggcTTTGCCACTTTTGCCACAGGAGTTGTCCATGGCCTACAACCCGATGCACTCATGATAGTCTTGCCTGCCCTGGCCTTGCCTTCCCGTGTAGCCGGCGCTGCCTTTCTTGTTATGTTTCTAGTTGGAACAGTTATTTCAATGGGAAGCTATACTGCTTTTATAGGCTCGTTTAGCGAGGCATTGAAGGACAGAGTGCCTAGAATAACTGAAAAACTGACCTGGGCTGCTTCTTTTGTAGCCATTGCTCTTGGACTTGCCATTATCATTAGCCAGTTTCTTGGTTATAGCCTCTACTGA
- the LOC111792462 gene encoding glycerate dehydrogenase-like, with product MARPVQIEVWNPNGKYRVVSTKAMPGTRWINLLIEQDCRVEICTEKKTILSVEDIVSLIGNRCDGVIGQLTEDWGEVLFSALSRAGGKAFSNMAVGYNNVDVNAANKYGIAVGNTPGVLTETTAELAASLSLAAARRIVEADEFMRAGRYDGWLPNLFVGNLLKGQTVGVIGAGRIGSAYARMMVEGFKMNLIYFDLYQSTRLEKFVTAYGEFLKANGEAPVTWRRASSMEEVLREADVISLHPVLDKTTFHLVNKESLKAMKKDAILINCSRGPVIDEAALVEHLRENPMFRVGLDVFEDEPYMKPGLADMKNAIIVPHIASASKWTREGMATLAALNVLGKIKDYPVWSDPNRVEPFLNENVPPPAASPSIVNAKALGLPVSKL from the exons ATGGCGAGGCCGGTGCAGATTGAAGTGTGGAATCCGAATGGAAAGTATAGAGTTGTTAGCACTAAGGCTATGCCTGGAACTCGATGGATCAATCTCTTGATCGAGCAAGATTGCCGAGTCGAG ATTTGTACCGAGAAGAAGACGATACTCTCAGTAGAGGATATCGTTTCTCTCATCGGCAATAGATGCGACGGCGTTATTGGACAG TTGACTGAAGATTGGGGAGAGGTGCTGTTTTCTGCACTAAGCAGAGCGGGAGGCAAAGCTTTTAGTAACATGGCTGTTGGTTACAATAATGTAGATGTTAATGCTGCTAATAAGTATGGTATTGCTGTAGGAAACACTCCT gGAGTACTTACAGAAACTACAGCAGAGTTGGCAGCTTCACTTTCTCTTGCAGCTGCAAGAAGGATAGTTGAAGCTGATGAGTTCATGAGGGCAGGCCGCTATGATGGATGGCTTCCCAATTT GTTTGTTGGAAACTTGCTGAAAGGACAGACTGTTGGTGTGATTGGAGCTGGTCGAATTGGATCTGCTTATGCAAGAATGATG GTAGAAGGGTTTAAGATGAACCTGATATACTTTGATCTTTACCAGTCAACCAGACTTGAAAAGTTTGTTACAG CCTATGGTGAGTTCCTGAAAGCCAATGGCGAGGCTCCCGTGACATGGAGACGAGCATCATCCATGGAAGAGGTGCTTCGAGAGGCTGATGTG ATAAGTCTTCATCCAGTGCTGGATAAAACCACCTTCCATCTGGTGAACAAAGAAAGTCTTAAAGCCATGAAGAAG GATGCAATCCTCATTAACTGCAGTCGAGGACCTGTGATCGATGAAGCAGCCCTTGTCGAGCATTTAAGAGAGAATCCGATGTTTCGAGTTGGCCTTGATGTCTTTGAG GATGAACCATACATGAAACCTGGGCTAGCTGATATGAAAAATGCCATCATTGTTCCTCACATTGCTTCCGCTTCCAAG TGGACTCGTGAAGGAATGGCGACACTGGCTGCTCTTAATGTCCTG GGAAAGATTAAAGATTATCCCGTTTGGTCCGATCCGAATCGAGTTGAACCTTTCCTCAACGAGAACGTTCCGCCTCCAGCTGCATCTCCGAGCATTGTGAACGCTAAAGCCTTGG GATTGCCTGTTTCAAAGCTCTGA
- the LOC111792520 gene encoding SKP1-like protein 1A, producing the protein MSSSKVILLRSSDGETFHIDEAVALESQTIKHMIEDDCADTVIPVPNVTGSILAMVIEYCKKHVETDAKDSKALDDTLKAWDAEFVKVDQNILFDLILAANYLDIKSLLDLTCQTVADMIKGKTPEEIRKTFNIKNDFTPEEEEEVRRENQWAFE; encoded by the exons ATGTCTTCATCCAAGGTGATACTTCTCAGAAGTTCCGACGGCGAAACCTTCCACATCGACGAGGCGGTGGCTCTCGAGTCTCAGACGATCAAGCACATGATCGAGGACGATTGCGCCGATACGGTCATTCCTGTGCCCAATGTCACCGGTTCCATTCTCGCTATGGTGATTGAGTACTGCAAGAAGCATGTCGAGACCGATGCTAAGGATTCTAAAGCCCTCGATGATACTCTCAAAGCCTGGGACGCTGAATTCGTCAAGGTTGATCAGAATATCCTCTTTGACCTCATCTTG GCCGCTAACTATCTGGACATCAAGAGCCTGCTGGACCTGACATGCCAGACAGTGGCAGACATGATCAAGGGAAAGACCCCAGAAGAGATTCGAAAGACATTCAACATTAAGAACGATTTCACTccagaggaggaagaggaggttCGAAGGGAGAATCAATGGGCCTTCGAGTGA
- the LOC111792528 gene encoding aquaporin PIP2-7 has translation MSKEVMEEGQSGLRKDYVDPPPAPLIDVAELSLWSFYRALIAEFIATLLFLYVTIATVIGNNKQTKVCDGVGILGIAWAFGGMIFVLVYCTAGISGGHINPAVTFGLFLARKVSLIRAVGYMVAQCAGAIVGVGLVKAFMKHDYNGHGGGANSVQSGYSRGTALGAEIIGTFVLVYTVFSATDPKRSARDSHIPVLAPLPIGFAVFMVHLATIPITGTGINPARSFGAAVIYNNEKAWNDHWIFWVGPFVGALAAAAYHQYILRAAAIKALGSFRSNPTN, from the exons ATGTCGAAAGAGGTGATGGAAGAAGGACAATCCGGCCTGAGAAAGGACTACGTCGATCCACCGCCGGCCCCGCTCATCGACGTCGCCGAACTCTCCCTCTGGTCCTTTTACAGAGCCCTAATCGCCGAGTTCATCGCCActctcctcttcctctacGTCACGATCGCCACCGTCATCGGCAACAACAAACAGACCAAGGTTTGCGACGGCGTCGGAATCCTCGGAATCGCTTGGGCCTTCGGCGGCATGATTTTCGTCCTCGTCTATTGCACCGCCGGAATCTCAG GTGGACACATTAATCCGGCGGTGACATTTGGGCTGTTTCTGGCGAGGAAGGTGTCGCTGATCAGAGCCGTCGGGTACATGGTAGCGCAGTGCGCCGGAGCAATCGTCGGCGTTGGGTTGGTGAAGGCGTTTATGAAGCATGATTATAACGGCCACGGCGGCGGAGCTAACTCCGTTCAGTCTGGTTACAGTAGGGGTACGGCTCTTGGCGCTGAGATCATCGGaacttttgttcttgtttacACTGTTTTCTCTGCTACCGATCCCAAGAGAAGCGCGCGTGACTCTCACATTCCG GTTTTGGCGCCATTGCCGATTGGATTTGCGGTGTTTATGGTTCATTTGGCCACCATTCCCATCACCGGAACCGGAATTAACCCGGCGAGAAGCTTCGGCGCCGCCGTGATTTACAACAATGAGAAAGCCTGGAACGACCAT TGGATCTTCTGGGTCGGTCCGTTCGTCGGAGCACTGGCGGCGGCTGCGTACCACCAGTATATTCTCCGGGCAGCCGCCATTAAAGCTTTGGGATCATTCCGCAGCAACCCCACCAActga
- the LOC111792455 gene encoding uncharacterized protein LOC111792455, whose translation MAERRKVRPDCIYASNPFHECTEYCIKKTAESKAEKDKKSKAKGSWLDISKSFGRKKGSRPKPPKEVDDGRYSSSVSTEARSLNSRITPKMNVESRNGGHISPTKRFYSEDRSLNAEQAPRIPSYESLIMPDYPEDAPKQRWIRMTNNRNGDEDGDGEHETLYKKVLTPNGKIAKEASQKPSSESSFSLSGFDQTLVDDSDDEGEIESVDSEMCVPVGKYNVKASFSSILTSIFENYGDIATTCKLESVSMRSYYLQCVCYVIQELQSTEFHQLTKSKVKELLAIVKDVESSQINVGWLKSGLDEISQAVELRSQHRATEAAKADCERNLESTKKELEFQMKDLALKEQEVSDAKKKVAKTRARVTELELESSQLEELIASMNSKVQTLRSKSFADGLL comes from the exons ATGGCTGAAAGGAGAAAAGTTCGCCCAGATTGTATTTATGCTTCCAATCCCTTCCATGAATGCACTGAATATTGCATAAAGAAAACAGCTGAAAGCAAGGCAGAAAAGGATAAAAAGTCTAAAGCTAAAG GATCTTGGCTTGatatttccaaatcttttgGAAGGAAGAAGGGGTCCCGACCAAAGCCTCCGAAAGAAGTTGACGATGGACGCTACTCAAGCTCGGTTTCTACCGAAGCTCGCTCACTCAATTCACGTATCACTCCTAAGATGAATGTAGAATCAAGAAATGGTGGTCATATCTCCCCTACCAAAAGATTTTATTCCGAAGATCGTAGTCTTAACGCCGAGCAGGCGCCTCGAATTCCTTCATACGAAAGTCTCATAATG CCTGACTATCCAGAGGATGCTCCAAAGCAGAGATGGATTCGGATGACAAATAACAGGAACGGAGACGAGGACGGGGACGGAGAACATGAAACATTATATAAGAAGGTACTTACACCAAATGGTAAGATTGCCAAAGAAGCTTCTCAAAAGCCATCTAGTGAATCTAGCTTTAGCTTGTCTGGCTTCGATCAAACACTAGTAGACGACAGTGACGACGAGGGAGAGATCGAATCTGTAGATTCCGAGATGTGTGTTCCAGTGGGAAAATACAACGTAAAAGCCAGCTTCTCCTCCATTTTGACGTCGATCTTCGAAAACTACGGCGATATCGCAACTACCTGTAAATTGGAGTCGGTTTCCATGCGCTCGTACTATCTACAATGCGTGTGCTATGTGATTCAAGAATTACAATCCACAGAGTTTCATCAACTCACCAAATCCAAAGTAAAAGAACTCTTAGCCATTGTCAAGGACGTCGAGTCGTCACAAATCAACGTAGGATGGTTAAAGAGTGGCCTCGATGAGATCTCCCAAGCGGTCGAGCTGAGAAGTCAGCATCGGGCAACCGAAGCTGCAAAGGCAGACTGTGAGCGGAATTTGGAATCAACAAAGAAAGAACTagaattccaaatgaaagatttggcaTTGAAAGAGCAAGAGGTTTCtgatgcaaaaaaaaaagtagcaaAAACACGAGCTCGAGTAACCGAACTGGAGCTCGAATCATCTCAGCTGGAAGAACTAATCGCATCGATGAACTCCAAGGTACAAACTTTAAGATCCAAATCATTCGCTGATGGTCTGTTATGA